The following are encoded in a window of Methanorbis rubei genomic DNA:
- the gatA gene encoding Asp-tRNA(Asn)/Glu-tRNA(Gln) amidotransferase subunit GatA, translated as MQDTYNAFLSTIEIPSEAKGLLAGIRIAVKDNISTKDIPTTCASKILTGYIPPYDAHAVELLKAAGATIAGKTNMDEFGMGTTTENSAFGPALNPRDTTRVTGGSSGGSAAAVAGCLVPMALGSDTGGSIRCPASYCGIVGLKPSYGRVSRYGLIAYANSFEQIGPMAANVTDTAKLFSIIAGHDRRDSTSVAKPYDFAGLHAEIKGKVIGVPKEYFGEGVDKDVAASVEKAIQKLEELGAVTREVSLPSMQYALAAYYVTCTCEASSNLDRFDGVRYGPEPEMNLPWHDAYTKVRAAGFGPEVRRRIFLGTFALTAGYYGKYYLKAQHAKQLIRRDFLRVLTDCDMLAGPTMPNVAPKLGEMTANPLQMYQTDILTVPINIAGIPAISVPCGTAHGLPVGLQLMGRMFGEEALLNAALAFEEEA; from the coding sequence ATGCAGGACACATACAACGCCTTCCTCTCCACAATCGAGATACCGTCCGAGGCAAAAGGTTTGCTTGCCGGCATCCGCATCGCAGTCAAAGACAACATCTCAACCAAAGATATTCCAACTACCTGCGCCTCCAAAATCCTCACCGGATACATTCCCCCCTATGACGCCCACGCAGTCGAACTCCTCAAAGCAGCAGGCGCAACCATCGCAGGCAAAACCAATATGGATGAGTTCGGCATGGGAACAACCACCGAGAACAGCGCGTTCGGTCCCGCCTTAAACCCGCGCGACACCACCCGCGTCACCGGCGGCTCGTCCGGCGGCTCAGCAGCAGCAGTTGCCGGCTGCCTTGTCCCGATGGCGCTCGGCTCAGATACCGGCGGCTCGATTCGCTGCCCGGCATCCTACTGCGGCATCGTCGGACTCAAACCATCCTACGGCCGCGTCAGCCGCTATGGCTTAATCGCTTACGCCAACTCCTTTGAACAGATCGGCCCGATGGCAGCAAATGTTACCGACACCGCAAAACTTTTTTCGATCATCGCAGGCCACGACCGCCGCGACTCAACGTCTGTTGCAAAACCCTACGACTTCGCAGGACTTCACGCAGAGATCAAAGGAAAAGTCATCGGTGTGCCAAAAGAGTACTTCGGCGAAGGCGTCGACAAAGACGTCGCAGCATCAGTTGAGAAAGCAATTCAAAAACTCGAAGAACTTGGCGCAGTCACCCGCGAGGTCTCGCTGCCATCCATGCAGTATGCCCTTGCAGCCTACTATGTCACCTGCACCTGCGAGGCAAGTTCCAACCTTGATCGGTTCGATGGTGTCAGATACGGACCTGAGCCTGAGATGAACCTCCCCTGGCATGACGCATACACCAAAGTCCGCGCAGCAGGATTTGGTCCTGAAGTGCGGAGAAGAATTTTTCTCGGGACATTCGCCCTCACCGCAGGCTACTACGGCAAATATTATCTCAAAGCCCAGCATGCAAAACAGTTGATCCGCCGCGACTTCCTGCGTGTGCTGACCGACTGCGACATGCTTGCCGGCCCCACCATGCCAAATGTCGCGCCAAAACTTGGTGAGATGACGGCAAACCCGCTGCAGATGTACCAGACCGATATCCTCACCGTTCCAATCAACATCGCAGGAATCCCGGCAATCTCAGTTCCCTGCGGCACCGCTCACGGCTTGCCGGTCGGCCTTCAGCTGATGGGACGGATGTTTGGCGAAGAGGCATTGCTCAACGCTGCACTTGCATTCGAGGAGGAGGCGTAA
- the gatB gene encoding Asp-tRNA(Asn)/Glu-tRNA(Gln) amidotransferase subunit GatB, which produces MADEEMKVIIGLEVHCQLDTISKLFCGCSADFRADAPNTHVCPVCLGLPGALPVLNKKAIEYALKVAKALNCTIPEEGEFCRKNYFYPDLVKAYQITMGDDPLAIGGYIEIEDDAGNPKSVNMTRIHVEEDPGRLVHMGNKERGHYTLVDYNRSGVPLIEMVTEPELSSPKEARRLLNKLRATLEYLDVFDPEKEGSIRVDANISIKGHERVEIKNISSYKGVEKALTFEITRQKNLIRRGGTIARETRHFQEGKGTTTSARSKETANDYRYFPEPDLPVIRVSDWVKDIVLPELPDARRDRFMQQYGIAVNHARTLTGDLRLAEFYETVADVGAAIAASWIADILIGELNYRDMALGVVTASTPAFKEIIILVRDKKITDIAGVEVLRVWLDNLQTGAKSETPAEIVDRLGLTREEGESFRTIVEQILAANPQAVADHKAGKKGALNFIVGQVMKETKGKSDPREIHAMIAEIVGE; this is translated from the coding sequence ATGGCTGATGAAGAGATGAAAGTCATCATCGGACTTGAAGTCCACTGTCAGCTTGACACGATTTCGAAGCTCTTCTGCGGCTGTTCAGCAGATTTTCGTGCGGACGCACCGAACACGCATGTCTGTCCGGTCTGCCTCGGACTGCCGGGCGCACTGCCGGTCCTGAACAAGAAAGCAATTGAGTACGCGCTCAAGGTTGCGAAGGCTCTCAACTGCACCATCCCTGAAGAGGGAGAGTTCTGCAGAAAGAACTACTTCTATCCTGACCTCGTCAAAGCCTACCAGATAACGATGGGCGACGACCCGCTTGCGATTGGCGGCTACATTGAGATCGAGGACGATGCCGGCAACCCGAAGTCCGTCAACATGACGAGAATTCATGTCGAGGAGGATCCTGGCAGACTCGTGCACATGGGCAACAAGGAACGCGGACACTACACGCTTGTAGACTACAACAGATCCGGCGTTCCCTTAATCGAGATGGTCACCGAGCCGGAACTTTCTTCGCCGAAGGAAGCCCGCCGCCTCTTAAACAAACTGAGAGCGACCCTTGAGTACCTCGACGTCTTCGACCCCGAGAAAGAGGGATCCATCAGAGTTGATGCGAACATCTCCATCAAAGGCCATGAACGCGTTGAGATCAAAAACATCTCCTCGTACAAAGGTGTCGAGAAAGCACTGACCTTTGAGATCACCCGTCAGAAAAATCTCATCCGCAGGGGTGGAACCATCGCCCGCGAGACCCGCCACTTCCAGGAAGGAAAAGGCACCACCACGAGCGCACGGTCCAAGGAAACCGCAAACGACTACCGCTACTTCCCGGAACCTGACCTGCCAGTCATCCGAGTTTCTGACTGGGTAAAGGACATCGTCCTTCCCGAGCTCCCGGACGCACGCCGCGACCGGTTCATGCAGCAGTACGGCATCGCCGTAAACCATGCCAGAACTCTTACCGGCGATCTCCGGCTTGCCGAGTTTTATGAAACGGTCGCTGACGTTGGCGCTGCAATTGCCGCATCATGGATTGCCGACATCTTAATCGGTGAACTCAACTACCGCGACATGGCGCTTGGTGTTGTCACTGCAAGCACGCCTGCATTCAAGGAGATCATTATTCTTGTTCGCGACAAAAAGATCACGGATATTGCAGGTGTTGAGGTCCTCCGTGTCTGGCTTGACAACCTTCAGACTGGAGCGAAGAGCGAGACCCCTGCTGAGATCGTTGACCGTCTCGGACTTACCCGCGAAGAGGGAGAGTCTTTCCGCACAATCGTCGAACAGATCCTTGCCGCCAACCCGCAGGCTGTTGCTGATCACAAAGCCGGAAAGAAAGGAGCTCTCAACTTCATCGTCGGTCAGGTCATGAAAGAAACCAAAGGAAAATCCGACCCGCGTGAGATTCACGCAATGATTGCCGAGATTGTAGGAGAATAA
- the gatC gene encoding Asp-tRNA(Asn)/Glu-tRNA(Gln) amidotransferase subunit GatC — MVSENDVLHIAELADIGIATAELGKFTEQFNAILEYFDILDTLEANDALERPLVNVFREDETRPSLSQEEVLRNSHNPEDGYIRAPKVI; from the coding sequence ATGGTCTCTGAAAACGATGTTCTCCATATAGCTGAACTCGCTGATATCGGCATCGCCACAGCTGAACTCGGCAAATTCACCGAACAATTCAACGCAATTCTCGAGTACTTTGATATCCTTGACACTCTTGAGGCAAACGATGCCCTTGAGCGCCCGCTCGTCAACGTTTTCCGCGAAGACGAGACAAGGCCATCCCTTTCGCAGGAAGAGGTCCTCAGAAACTCTCACAATCCTGAGGACGGCTACATCCGTGCACCGAAGGTGATCTAA